The following coding sequences lie in one BD1-7 clade bacterium genomic window:
- the korA_2 gene encoding 2-oxoglutarate oxidoreductase subunit KorA produces the protein MTKSSVSIAIAGYGGTGVITTGQLLLKAASNAGYFGLAQRSFGPQIRGGESLSLLRLANHPVQNPDDSLDLLVLLDCEHVARFRQEVILTPNTCVIIGHAEGAHTAPDFVTDSGATVIWMPLDEIAEQTAAGGENIVTAGLIASLLELPENDFIDVVATHFRNKPELGDKAKGWTQSGLDAADDCRRAVYIQLAENSPEKPSWLTNGSGAAAFGALKAGIRFVAAYPITPASGVLEWLAPNIEKIGGRLIQAEDELASISMIIGSSFGGVPSMTATSGPGLALMAESIGLAVASETPLLVFNVMRGGPSTGIPTKSEQSDLNIALHGLHGDAPHIVTAALSIADSAFTAGWSVWLAENLQTPVIALSDQSMAQSDAAITQPSLWHKEAKRLTAAASDEPYDRYALTESGISPMAIPGEDELMYTGDGLEHNAHGTPSAAAEHHQQQLDKRANKLTEFDYGDHWADISGEGSTAIICWGSISSAATEACKRLNESGTPCRVISLRLLAPLQTQALDHALAGVTRLLVVEQSHGAQFIAWIRSKMVFQCELHSLAIPGPLPIRPGMITDAIHHWDNVNTELPHAVNS, from the coding sequence ATGACAAAATCCTCGGTTTCAATCGCCATCGCGGGCTATGGCGGCACCGGCGTGATTACCACCGGCCAGCTGCTATTGAAGGCGGCTTCAAACGCCGGTTATTTCGGTTTAGCTCAACGCTCGTTTGGCCCACAAATTCGTGGAGGCGAGTCGTTATCTCTATTACGCCTTGCTAATCACCCCGTTCAAAATCCGGATGACAGTCTCGACTTACTGGTATTGCTTGACTGTGAACACGTCGCTCGCTTTCGCCAAGAAGTGATACTGACACCCAACACCTGCGTCATTATTGGCCATGCAGAAGGCGCGCACACAGCACCGGACTTCGTTACCGACTCTGGCGCCACCGTTATTTGGATGCCACTTGACGAAATCGCCGAACAAACGGCAGCCGGCGGCGAAAACATCGTTACAGCTGGGTTAATTGCAAGCCTGCTAGAACTGCCTGAAAACGACTTTATCGACGTAGTCGCCACGCACTTTCGCAACAAACCCGAATTGGGCGACAAGGCCAAAGGGTGGACTCAATCGGGCCTAGATGCGGCCGACGACTGCCGGCGCGCCGTATATATCCAACTCGCCGAAAACTCCCCTGAAAAACCATCTTGGCTAACTAATGGTAGTGGCGCCGCAGCGTTTGGCGCGCTCAAGGCCGGCATTCGGTTTGTTGCGGCCTACCCCATCACGCCAGCATCTGGCGTATTGGAATGGCTCGCGCCAAACATTGAAAAGATCGGTGGCCGCCTGATACAAGCTGAAGATGAATTGGCGTCGATCAGCATGATCATCGGTTCTTCATTTGGTGGGGTACCATCGATGACAGCCACGTCGGGGCCGGGTCTCGCCCTGATGGCAGAATCTATCGGCTTGGCCGTTGCCAGTGAAACGCCACTTCTTGTGTTTAACGTGATGCGCGGCGGCCCTTCTACGGGTATTCCAACTAAATCCGAGCAGTCAGACCTGAACATAGCATTGCACGGGCTCCATGGTGACGCTCCACACATAGTAACCGCAGCGCTTTCGATTGCAGACAGCGCGTTCACCGCAGGCTGGTCAGTTTGGTTAGCAGAAAATCTACAGACGCCCGTTATCGCACTGTCCGATCAATCAATGGCGCAATCAGATGCTGCAATAACTCAACCGAGCCTATGGCACAAAGAAGCCAAACGCCTCACTGCCGCAGCTTCTGATGAACCATACGATCGTTATGCGCTCACCGAAAGCGGCATCTCACCCATGGCAATTCCCGGCGAAGATGAGCTTATGTACACGGGCGACGGGTTAGAACATAACGCCCACGGCACTCCCTCCGCTGCCGCAGAGCACCACCAACAGCAATTGGATAAACGCGCCAACAAACTCACCGAATTTGATTACGGTGACCACTGGGCAGACATCAGCGGCGAAGGCTCTACTGCAATTATTTGCTGGGGGTCCATCTCATCGGCTGCTACCGAAGCATGCAAACGCCTCAACGAGTCGGGAACACCCTGCCGAGTGATCAGCTTACGTTTGTTAGCGCCGCTGCAAACACAGGCGCTCGATCACGCATTGGCCGGTGTCACACGGCTATTAGTCGTCGAACAAAGCCATGGTGCGCAATTCATTGCTTGGATACGCAGCAAAATGGTATTCCAATGCGAGCTACATTCACTGGCAATCCCAGGGCCGCTACCTATCCGACCGGGGATGATTACCGATGCCATCCATCACTGGGACAACGTCAATACGGAGCTTCCACATGCCGTCAACAGCTGA
- the korB_2 gene encoding 2-oxoglutarate oxidoreductase subunit KorB, with product MPSTADQIAVHKPKDYKSAVKPIWCAGCGHYAVLAALARALAELNLPPEKVAIISGIGCSSRLPAYTQLFGFHGVHGRALPVAAGLKAARPDLLVIAVGGDGDGFSIGGNHFLHACRRNVDFTYIAMDNEVYGMTKGQASPTTPEDWDHSKLTPHGTGIPALQPASLALGSGAGFIARGFYGDPNQLKELIIDAIKHQGFSFVQALSQCVTFVPEQKHWKEQVHPFASTNNTDGPSTAADIHSDDGFGLGVIYRDARPAWEPFTHSPENGDEEKRAFDDMEATFSIAR from the coding sequence ATGCCGTCAACAGCTGATCAAATTGCCGTACACAAACCCAAAGATTACAAATCTGCCGTAAAACCCATTTGGTGTGCAGGTTGCGGACACTATGCGGTACTCGCCGCGCTCGCACGTGCATTAGCGGAGCTTAATCTACCACCCGAAAAAGTCGCGATCATTTCTGGCATCGGATGTTCATCGCGCTTGCCTGCATACACGCAGCTATTTGGCTTTCACGGAGTACATGGCCGGGCTTTGCCTGTTGCAGCAGGTCTAAAAGCCGCTCGGCCTGATCTATTAGTCATCGCGGTGGGCGGTGACGGTGACGGGTTTTCCATCGGCGGTAACCACTTCCTGCATGCCTGCCGTAGAAATGTCGATTTCACCTACATTGCGATGGATAACGAAGTTTACGGCATGACAAAAGGCCAGGCGTCACCCACAACGCCCGAAGATTGGGATCACAGTAAGTTAACACCCCACGGTACCGGAATTCCTGCACTACAACCCGCTAGCCTTGCGCTTGGCTCTGGAGCCGGCTTTATCGCCCGCGGATTCTATGGTGACCCGAACCAGCTCAAAGAGCTAATCATCGATGCCATCAAACATCAGGGATTCTCATTCGTGCAGGCGTTAAGCCAATGTGTAACATTTGTGCCGGAGCAAAAGCACTGGAAGGAACAAGTTCACCCGTTTGCATCAACTAACAATACCGACGGTCCATCAACAGCCGCAGACATTCACAGTGACGATGGATTCGGGCTTGGCGTTATCTATCGGGATGCCCGCCCTGCGTGGGAACCCTTTACCCACAGCCCTGAAAACGGTGACGAAGAAAAACGCGCTTTCGACGATATGGAAGCCACTTTCTCGATTGCGCGTTAG
- the bphJ gene encoding Acetaldehyde dehydrogenase 4, translating to MSKKLRAAIIGPGNIGTDLLMKMMRSDWIEPVWMVGIDPESEGLKRAEAAGLKVSTTGVDGLVPHVIDDDIRIAFDATSAYVHADNSKKLNDLGVIMIDLTPAAIGPFCVPPVNLQDHAKNLEMNVNMVTCGGQATIPMVAAVSRVQPVEYGEIVATVASKSVGPGTRKNIDEFTRTTAGAVEKVGGAKEGKAIIIINPAEPPLMMRDTIHCITESAPDEEAIIQSVRDMVAEVQKYVPGYNLVNGPIFDGNKVTVFMEVEGLGDFLPKFAGNLDIMTAAGLRTAEMFAEEAADGTIQLPTRPAA from the coding sequence ATGAGCAAAAAACTCAGAGCGGCCATCATCGGCCCTGGCAACATCGGCACCGATCTGCTGATGAAAATGATGCGATCTGACTGGATAGAGCCCGTGTGGATGGTCGGAATCGACCCGGAATCCGAAGGCCTTAAACGCGCTGAAGCCGCAGGCTTGAAGGTATCAACCACTGGCGTCGACGGATTGGTTCCTCATGTGATCGATGACGATATTCGCATCGCTTTTGACGCGACCTCCGCCTATGTACATGCAGATAACAGCAAAAAGCTGAATGACCTCGGTGTGATCATGATTGACCTCACGCCTGCCGCGATCGGGCCATTCTGTGTACCGCCGGTTAACTTACAGGATCACGCCAAAAACCTCGAAATGAACGTCAACATGGTGACCTGTGGTGGTCAGGCGACCATTCCCATGGTTGCTGCGGTTTCGCGCGTTCAGCCGGTTGAGTACGGCGAGATTGTAGCGACAGTTGCATCCAAATCAGTCGGCCCGGGAACCCGCAAAAACATCGACGAATTTACTCGAACCACAGCAGGTGCCGTCGAAAAAGTCGGTGGTGCCAAAGAAGGTAAAGCCATCATCATTATCAATCCGGCCGAACCCCCGCTCATGATGCGAGATACGATTCACTGCATTACTGAATCTGCTCCCGACGAAGAGGCGATTATTCAGTCAGTACGCGACATGGTTGCTGAGGTTCAGAAATACGTACCTGGCTATAACCTTGTGAATGGGCCGATTTTTGACGGCAACAAAGTCACTGTGTTTATGGAGGTCGAAGGCCTCGGTGATTTCTTACCTAAATTTGCCGGCAACCTCGACATCATGACAGCAGCCGGTTTAAGAACCGCAGAAATGTTCGCCGAAGAAGCGGCAGACGGCACGATACAACTTCCAACCCGGCCAGCGGCATAA
- the bphI gene encoding 4-hydroxy-2-oxovalerate aldolase 4 translates to MTIQGKKITLHDMCLRDGMHAKQHQISIDEMVAVATALDDAGIPLIEVTHGDGLGGSSVNYGRPAHTDEEYLSAVIPKMKNAKVSALLLPGIGTVDHLKVAKDLGVSTIRVATHCTEADVSEQHISLAAEMGMDTVGFLMMAHMVPAEKILEQAKLMESYGANCIYCTDSAGFMLPNEVTDKIQLLRDNLNPETELGFHGHHNLSLGVWNSVAAIEAGANRIDGSVAGLGAGAGNTPLEVLVAVLTRMGADTGVDLYKIMDVAEDIVTPMMDQPIRLDRDALTLGYAGVYSSFLLFAKRAEAKYGIQARDILVELGRRGTVGGQEDMIEDLALTMAKERGKA, encoded by the coding sequence ATGACTATTCAAGGTAAAAAAATCACGCTTCATGACATGTGCTTACGCGACGGCATGCATGCCAAACAACACCAGATCTCTATTGACGAAATGGTAGCCGTGGCAACGGCACTCGATGATGCCGGCATCCCATTGATTGAAGTCACCCATGGTGACGGACTTGGCGGGTCTTCCGTCAATTACGGACGCCCTGCACACACCGATGAGGAATACCTCAGTGCGGTGATTCCAAAAATGAAAAACGCCAAAGTCTCGGCACTGCTATTGCCCGGCATCGGCACGGTTGATCATCTAAAAGTTGCCAAAGATCTTGGAGTAAGCACTATTCGTGTTGCTACTCACTGCACTGAAGCGGATGTATCAGAACAGCACATTTCCCTCGCAGCAGAGATGGGGATGGATACCGTTGGCTTTTTGATGATGGCGCATATGGTGCCTGCCGAGAAGATACTCGAACAAGCCAAATTGATGGAAAGCTACGGAGCGAACTGTATCTATTGCACAGACTCTGCCGGTTTTATGCTGCCCAACGAGGTTACTGACAAGATCCAACTGCTTCGCGACAACCTCAACCCAGAAACGGAGTTAGGGTTTCACGGGCACCACAACTTATCGTTGGGCGTCTGGAATTCTGTCGCTGCCATTGAGGCTGGCGCCAACCGCATTGACGGCTCTGTCGCAGGCTTGGGTGCTGGCGCGGGTAACACACCACTAGAAGTTTTGGTTGCTGTTCTCACGCGTATGGGCGCAGATACCGGTGTCGATCTCTACAAGATCATGGATGTTGCCGAAGACATTGTGACGCCAATGATGGATCAACCGATTCGTCTCGATCGTGACGCACTGACGTTGGGCTACGCAGGTGTATATTCATCGTTTCTACTCTTCGCTAAGCGAGCTGAAGCTAAATATGGCATTCAGGCTAGGGATATTTTGGTAGAGCTGGGAAGACGAGGCACCGTAGGCGGCCAGGAGGATATGATCGAAGATTTGGCGCTAACAATGGCGAAGGAACGCGGCAAGGCCTGA
- the ftsH_2 gene encoding ATP-dependent zinc metalloprotease FtsH translates to MSLGDCMQHETAIENEPAVFLDHELDWFQRYMEAQFRRYFQNDPEPLPGPPDLPVVDQTRQSQPLSAYINLLVESKADSVDRMILALALMPLLRPQSLDLFFTKNAEFDRGFTEFGGLTGKKHSGFLPTIETALFLIAGDSSHLRLTNRHRFEPEYWLTRSQCLSFDRDGASEPFAAQGLLANSELLDLIMTGKRSDPVFGTRFPAKKLPTALTWDDLILDQYTQDQLLEVHAWLQFGDALLQQTAIGQRVKPGYRCLFYGPPGTGKTLTAALLGKLYDREVYRVDLSMVVSKYIGETEKNLENVFQQAEDKQWILFFDEADALFGKRTNVSDAHDRFANQEVSYLLQRVEDYPGMVLLATNLKNNLDEAFSRRFQAIVNFPMPAVAERLRLWQAGFEGSPLAGDVDLHQLAECHEISGGSITNVVRYSALMSVAEARQMNPGKDSSCVADTSGGDMQLATISHAWILDGIQRELLKEGRKY, encoded by the coding sequence TTGTCGCTTGGTGATTGTATGCAACACGAAACCGCTATTGAAAACGAACCGGCTGTATTTTTAGATCATGAATTGGATTGGTTTCAGCGTTATATGGAGGCGCAATTTCGCCGTTATTTCCAGAACGACCCGGAACCACTGCCGGGCCCTCCAGATTTACCTGTAGTTGATCAAACGCGCCAATCGCAGCCGCTCTCTGCCTATATTAATTTGTTAGTTGAAAGCAAGGCGGATTCCGTCGATCGAATGATACTGGCGTTGGCATTAATGCCACTGTTGCGACCGCAGAGCCTTGATTTGTTTTTTACAAAAAATGCAGAGTTTGATCGCGGGTTCACTGAATTTGGCGGTTTGACGGGTAAAAAACATAGTGGGTTTCTGCCGACGATAGAAACCGCGTTGTTTCTTATTGCTGGTGATTCATCACACCTGAGATTAACTAATCGCCACCGATTCGAACCAGAATACTGGTTAACACGTTCGCAGTGTTTGAGTTTCGATCGTGATGGAGCGTCTGAGCCGTTTGCTGCTCAGGGGCTGCTGGCAAATAGCGAACTGCTGGATTTGATCATGACGGGTAAACGAAGTGATCCCGTATTTGGTACGCGGTTTCCTGCTAAGAAATTACCAACTGCGTTAACGTGGGATGACCTGATCCTGGATCAGTATACCCAGGATCAGCTTCTTGAGGTTCACGCGTGGTTGCAGTTTGGGGACGCTTTGCTTCAGCAGACTGCGATCGGGCAGCGAGTTAAACCCGGCTATCGCTGTTTGTTTTACGGCCCGCCCGGCACCGGGAAAACGTTAACGGCTGCACTCCTGGGTAAGCTTTATGATCGCGAGGTTTATCGTGTCGATCTGTCGATGGTGGTATCCAAGTACATCGGCGAAACTGAGAAAAATCTCGAAAATGTATTCCAACAGGCGGAAGACAAGCAGTGGATCCTATTTTTCGACGAGGCCGATGCGTTATTTGGTAAACGGACTAACGTCAGTGATGCGCACGACCGGTTTGCTAATCAGGAGGTCTCTTACTTGCTTCAGCGTGTTGAAGACTATCCCGGTATGGTATTACTCGCAACAAACCTAAAAAACAACCTCGATGAGGCGTTTTCCAGACGTTTTCAGGCCATTGTTAACTTTCCGATGCCTGCTGTCGCTGAACGACTGCGTCTTTGGCAGGCTGGGTTCGAAGGCTCACCCTTGGCTGGCGATGTGGATCTACATCAGTTGGCTGAATGTCATGAAATTAGTGGCGGCTCGATCACTAACGTTGTTCGCTATAGCGCACTGATGTCGGTCGCAGAGGCACGACAAATGAACCCGGGTAAAGATAGCTCCTGTGTGGCAGATACATCTGGCGGCGATATGCAGCTGGCGACTATCTCACATGCCTGGATTTTGGACGGTATTCAGCGCGAGTTGCTGAAAGAAGGGAGGAAATACTAA